From Sphingobium sp. B2D3C:
CCGAATCTTGCGCCGTTTGCGCCAGCAGGCGCCGGGCAGCAGCGTGGCCATCGACAATCCGCGTCATCGCGTGGTGGTCCTTGGCGCGGGCCCGGAGCGGTTAAGGGTTCGGCGTCTCACGATCCACCTGCACATCATCGGCTTCTTCCGGCTGGATCGATGCGACCGCCGGACGCGCAGAGGGCTCTGCACGGCACGAACCCTTACATAAGTAAGCATGTTTTGCAAATAAGCCGGGGCAGGTTCGTTAACCGTTGGTCTCGCTCGACAAGCGGTCCGCAAGACGCATCAGGAAGTCCGCACCGGCGCGCAGCTGGTCGATCTCGATCCACTCGTCCGGCTGGTGGGCCTGGAGGATGGAGCCTGGCCCACACAGCACCGCCGGAATGCCGATCTTCTGATAAAGCCCCGCCTCCGCCACAAAGGCCGCGCCGCTCAGCCCATTATCGCCGGTCAACGACCGCACGAAGGATTCAGCGGCGCTGTCCCGATCCAGCTCCAGCGGCGGCGCGCTGGCCAGTGGCGTGATCACAACCCCGCCCTCCGGCGCACGCGCGCGAATGCGGGCATCCAACGCCTGCGCCGCGGCCCGAAAGCGCGCTTCATAGCCGTCCGCTTCGGCCTCGTTGGGCGAGCGCAGATCCCAGCGGAAGGTGCACTGGCGCGCGAGGATGTTCGCCGCCGTGCCGCCATTGACGATGCCGACCGAAAGCGTCGTACCCGGCGGGCTGCATGGATCGTCGGCCCGGATCGCGTCCTGCGCCTGCGCATTCATCTCGCCGATCAGGCTCATCAGTTCGACGGCGGCGGCAATCGCGGAGACGCCCTGATCGCGCTGGCTGCTGTGCGCTTCCCGCCCGGTCACCGTGACGTCGAACACCCGCATCCCCTTATGGACCGACAACACCTTCATGCTGGTCGGCTCCCCGATGATCGCCAGGGCGGGCGCGGGCACGAAAGCGGCCATTCGATCGAGCAGATGCGGCGCGCCGAGGCAGCCGACCTCCTCATCATAAGTGATCGCGAGGATCAGCGGGCGTTGCAAGGATTGCACCGCAGGCGTGTCGATCAGCGCGAGCACCAGCGCGATGAAGCCCTTCATGTCCGCCACGCCGCGCCCGTAGAGCCGGTCGTCCCTGCGGGTCACCGTCCAGGGATCGCTGGTCCATGGCTGGCCATCGACCGGCACCACATCGCTATGCCCGCTCAGAACGATCCCGCCCGGCACATCCGGCCCGATCCGCGCGAGCAGATTGGCCTTGCCGCCATCGGCGTCTTCCACCAGCCAATAGGGTATGTTTCGCTCGGCGAGCCGGGTGGCGACCCAATCGATGAGGGCGCGATTGGACTTGCTGGAGGTCGTGTCGAACGCGACCAGCGTTTCCAGAATGTCGAGAGCGTGATCCAGCATCAGTCCAGCTCGCTAAAGTCAGGGAGGGGGGCATCAATGAAGATACCGTCGCGCATAACCAAACGGCCCGCACCGTGGCGCACGAACAGCTCATTATAGCTCTTCGCCCGGTAGAGAACGAGATCGGCGGGCGCACCTGTGACAATCGCCTGCGCCTGCGAGACCAGCGCACCGGGCGTGGTGGTGACGCTGCGCGGCCAGTCCCCCACCGGATGATCGAGATGCGCGATCCGCACCGCATCCTGAAAGGATTCGAGCGGATTGAAGTCGCCATAGGGATTATAGGGATCACGGCAATTGTCGCCGCCGATGCAGATGGGAATGTCGCGCCGGGCCATCTCGTGCAGCAGGGTGACGCCCCGCCAGCGCGGTGTGCGACCCGGCGACCGCGCCTGCAGATAGAGGTTGCAACCCGGCAGGCTGACCACGGAAAGCCCGGCGCGCGCCATCAGGTCCAGCGTCCGGTCCACCTGTGCCTCGTCCTGCATGGCGAGGCTGCAGCAATGGCCGACCATCACCTGCATCCCCCCGCCCCGCCGGTCGGCGAGCGTTGCGACCCGGCGCACGATGTCCGAGCTGGCGTCGTCCGTCTCGTCGGCGTGGAAGTCCAGCGCGAGGCCGTATTTGTCCGCCGCGTCGAACAGCCGCTCAAGGCTGGCATCGACCAGCGGCGAGACATGCGCGAAGCCGCCCAGCACGCCGCCATGACGGCGCACGACATCGAGCACCCGCGCGAACCAGACATCGTCCGCCAGCACATCGGTGGAAATCAGCGGCACGGCCTGCAGGTCGATCCGCCCGGCCCAGGCTGCGCGCACCTCCGAAAAAATCTCCCAGCGCTGCTCGATCTGCTCGTTCTGGGATGCAAGGTGGGTGCGCATCGCCCGCACGCCATGGGCGTAGGCACAGCGCAGGCCGAAATCCATGCGCCAGCGCATGTCATCCGGCGTCCAGTGGGTTTCGCGGTCGGCGATGATCGCGCTGGCCGCAGAGCCGAACGTGCCATCGGGATTGGGGGAGCGCGCCCAGATCTGCGTGCTGTCGAGATGCGTGTGCGCTTCCACGAAACAGGGCCAGACCATCATGCGATCCAGGCGGATGTCACGCCAAGCGCTCGGCGTCTCGGGGAGCGAGGGCGCAACAAAGGCGATGCGCCCCTGCTCGATGCCGATGTCCGCCGTGACGATCTCCGCGCCACCCTCGAAGGCCGTGAAGGTGGCGGGCACATGCACCCCGCGCAGGACGAAGGGCTCGCCCGGCGCGAGATTCTGCGGAAGCCGATCCTGAGGCGTCATGGCACTTCCTCCAGCACCGGCAACACCAGCCGGCTTTCCGCCAGGTTCAGACGCAGCGTAATCACGCCCGCTTCCTCAACGCCGGCATCCACCGGCCGCGTGCCGGTGCCGGGATTGATGGGATAGGCGGGGAAAGACGCTGCCGAAACGGCCAGCCGCACACGGGCGCCCGCGGGGATCGTCGCGCATGTCGGGCGCAAGCGCACAGTGGCAGAGCCGTCGGATGCGACCGCGAAATGGGCATAGCCTTCCGTCAGGTGATGGCTGCGCCCGGCTTCATCAACGATGGTGAGGATGCAGCTCAGGTCGAAACTCGGGCAATCCGCTGTCACCTCCAGCGCAGCGACCGTCTCGCCCGCCAGCGTCACGGGCGCCGCCATCGGCGGGCTGGTGTAGGTGAGCACATCGGGCCGGGCATCCACATCGGTGCGGTCAACCGGTCCCGGCACCGCGCCGAAGGCCCCGCCCGTGGTCGGCACGGCGCGCCAGGGATCGTGCACCAGATAATCCGCCGGTGCCTGCGGCTCGCAGCCCGGCGCCAGAACGCCGTCCCGCTCGTCCAGCGCCGCGCGACCGGCGGTGCCGATCTGCCAGCATTGCTGACCGCCGGGCCATGCCGGAAAATCCCGCCAGACCTTGCGACCCATGTCGAACAGCCGCACGGCGCGGGCGGGCGTAATCGCTTCCCCCTCCCCCTTGAGGTGCTGGTCGAACCATGCCCGTTGCAACTGGTCGATCTCTCCAATGGCCGCCTCGCCAAAGTCCTTGCCGCCAAGCCGGCGCCCCCAGGGGAAATGCGTCCACGGCCCCACGACCAGCGCAGAGTCGGCACGTCCCGCTTGCTCATAGGCCCGATAGGCCGCGACGGTGCCGGGGAGATGGGTGTCGTACCAGCCGGTCACGAACAGCGCCGGCGGCCCGCTCTGGGTCAGCCGGTCTGCATGGGCAGAGGGGGAAATGCGCGCCCAATAAGGGTCCGCAAAATCCCGGTCGAGCCAGTCGCGGTAGAATGGCACATGACGGGCATGGCGATGCAGAATGTCGGGCCGCGCATGATTGCCATGCCCCAAGGCCAGCGCCCGTGCGGCCTGCGCCAGATCGGCAAAGGCGTCGGCATCCCCGGCATGCTTGGCGTTCTGCGCCGCAAGCTGCACTGCCCAGCCAATATTGGCGGCGAGGCAGAAGGCATCGTTCTCATAGGCCCAGTCCTGCCGCAAATCCCAGCCAACCATCGTCGGGGCGATGGCCCGGAGCGCAGGCGGCAGCGTCGCCGCAGCGAGGAGCTGGGTCACGCCCTGATAGGAGAAGCCGTACATGCCGACCGCGCCGGTCGATCCGGCCAGCCCCGCCGCCCAGTTGATCGCATCCTCGCCGTCCGCGGCCTCCTGCTCGAACAGTGCGAACACGCCCTCAGATGTCCCTCGGCCCCGCACGTCCTGAATCACGACGATATAGCCCTGCGCCGCATACCAGGCCGGATGCGCGAAGCAGACCGTCGTCGCGATCCGCCGCCCATAGGGCTGGCGCATCAGCAGCACGGGGTGATCGCCCGCCGGCGCGGGCCGATACACGTCCGCATCCAGCCGCACGCCGTCACGCGTCGTCATGGAGAGGAGTTCAGGGGGGCGCGTGTCCATCATCATTTTCGATCCAGCATTCCGGTCCGGCGCGGTGCAGCGCCGCGCCTGTCTTAACCCAAAGGCTAATCGCGATGCAGCAACTGCACAATTGCCTAAGTGAGCAAATTATGCATAAAAGATTCTGCCGGCGCCGACCGGCATCAGGAAACATCTGATTTCCAAAGATTTCAGCCCGCCGGTCGTCCGGACAAGGATCAAATGACGAATACGCAAAAGCAAAACCAGATCAGCGATCGGGACGGGGTGGCCGTTTATGTGGCGGCCGCGCCGGAAATCATCGGCTTGCCGGTGCCCGCCGAATATCGCGAGGGCGTCATTAACAATCTTCACCTCATCCTCGTCCAGAGTGCCCCGTTGCTGGCCCTCGAGCTTGATCCCGCGCTGGAAGCCGCACCGGTGTTCCGGCCATGAGCGATTTTGCAGCGATGGGCGCGGCGCAGATCGCCGCCGGAGTGAATGCCGGGACGTTCAGCGCATCCGATGTGGTGCGCGACATGCTGGCGCGGATCGAACGGCTCGATCCGCTGATCAACAGCTGCACGGCTGTCTTTTCCGAGTCGGCCCTGGCTGCGGCAGCGGCGCTCGATGCCGCGATTGCGCGGGGTGAGCCGGGCGGCCCCATGTCGGGCGTGCCGGTGGTGGTGAAAAACCTGTTCGACATTGCCGGCGAGGTCACGCTGGCCGGCGCCAAGATGCGCCGCGAGGCCCCGCCCGCCAGCGAAGACGCGACCGCCGTAAGGCTGCTGCGCGAGGCCGGCGCGATCATCGTCGCATCGACCAACATGGATGAATTCGCCTACGGCTTCACGACCGAGAATGATTTCTTCGGCCCGACCCGCAATCCCCACGATCTCGGGCGGCTCGCCGGGGGCTCATCGGGTGGCGCTGCGGCAGCGGTCGCAGCGGGCCTCGCGCATATCGGCATGGGATCGGACACCAACGGGTCGATCCGCGTGCCCGCCTCCTTCTGCGGCCTGTTCGGGCTCAAGCCGACCTATGGCCGCCTGTCGCGTGCGGGCACCTTCCCGTTCGTGTCCAGCCTCGATCATATCGGGCCGATGACCCGCAGCGTGGCCGACCTCGCGCTGGCCTATGACGTGCTGCAAGGGCCGGATCCACGCGATCCCGTTTGCTCGACGGCAGCGCCTGAGCCGGTTCTGGACCGCCTCGGAGAAGACACCGATGCGTTCCGCGTCGGCGTTCTGGGCGGCTGGTTCCGGGGCAATGCCGAGGATGTCGCGCTGGAAGCCGTGGACAAGGTTGCCGACGCCCTGAACGCGGATCGCTATGTCGAGCTCGCCGAAGCCGAGATCGCTCGCTATGCGGCCTTCGTCATCACGGCGGCCGAGGGCGGCAATCTGCACATCGATGCCCTGCGCCAGCGCCCGGACCAGTTCGATCCGGCGACGCGCGATCGCCTGTTCGCCGGCGCCCTGCTCCCCTCTACCCTCGTCGTGCAGGCCCAGCGCTTCCGCTACCGGTTTCGCGAGGCGGCGCGCCGGGCCTTCGCGCACTATGACGTCCTGCTCGCGCCTGCCACGCCCTGCGCCGCGCTCAAGCTCGGCCA
This genomic window contains:
- the argE gene encoding acetylornithine deacetylase, with amino-acid sequence MLDHALDILETLVAFDTTSSKSNRALIDWVATRLAERNIPYWLVEDADGGKANLLARIGPDVPGGIVLSGHSDVVPVDGQPWTSDPWTVTRRDDRLYGRGVADMKGFIALVLALIDTPAVQSLQRPLILAITYDEEVGCLGAPHLLDRMAAFVPAPALAIIGEPTSMKVLSVHKGMRVFDVTVTGREAHSSQRDQGVSAIAAAVELMSLIGEMNAQAQDAIRADDPCSPPGTTLSVGIVNGGTAANILARQCTFRWDLRSPNEAEADGYEARFRAAAQALDARIRARAPEGGVVITPLASAPPLELDRDSAAESFVRSLTGDNGLSGAAFVAEAGLYQKIGIPAVLCGPGSILQAHQPDEWIEIDQLRAGADFLMRLADRLSSETNG
- a CDS encoding cytosine deaminase; this encodes MTPQDRLPQNLAPGEPFVLRGVHVPATFTAFEGGAEIVTADIGIEQGRIAFVAPSLPETPSAWRDIRLDRMMVWPCFVEAHTHLDSTQIWARSPNPDGTFGSAASAIIADRETHWTPDDMRWRMDFGLRCAYAHGVRAMRTHLASQNEQIEQRWEIFSEVRAAWAGRIDLQAVPLISTDVLADDVWFARVLDVVRRHGGVLGGFAHVSPLVDASLERLFDAADKYGLALDFHADETDDASSDIVRRVATLADRRGGGMQVMVGHCCSLAMQDEAQVDRTLDLMARAGLSVVSLPGCNLYLQARSPGRTPRWRGVTLLHEMARRDIPICIGGDNCRDPYNPYGDFNPLESFQDAVRIAHLDHPVGDWPRSVTTTPGALVSQAQAIVTGAPADLVLYRAKSYNELFVRHGAGRLVMRDGIFIDAPLPDFSELD
- a CDS encoding CocE/NonD family hydrolase, with protein sequence MTTRDGVRLDADVYRPAPAGDHPVLLMRQPYGRRIATTVCFAHPAWYAAQGYIVVIQDVRGRGTSEGVFALFEQEAADGEDAINWAAGLAGSTGAVGMYGFSYQGVTQLLAAATLPPALRAIAPTMVGWDLRQDWAYENDAFCLAANIGWAVQLAAQNAKHAGDADAFADLAQAARALALGHGNHARPDILHRHARHVPFYRDWLDRDFADPYWARISPSAHADRLTQSGPPALFVTGWYDTHLPGTVAAYRAYEQAGRADSALVVGPWTHFPWGRRLGGKDFGEAAIGEIDQLQRAWFDQHLKGEGEAITPARAVRLFDMGRKVWRDFPAWPGGQQCWQIGTAGRAALDERDGVLAPGCEPQAPADYLVHDPWRAVPTTGGAFGAVPGPVDRTDVDARPDVLTYTSPPMAAPVTLAGETVAALEVTADCPSFDLSCILTIVDEAGRSHHLTEGYAHFAVASDGSATVRLRPTCATIPAGARVRLAVSAASFPAYPINPGTGTRPVDAGVEEAGVITLRLNLAESRLVLPVLEEVP
- a CDS encoding DUF4089 domain-containing protein; translated protein: MTNTQKQNQISDRDGVAVYVAAAPEIIGLPVPAEYREGVINNLHLILVQSAPLLALELDPALEAAPVFRP
- a CDS encoding AtzE family amidohydrolase — encoded protein: MSDFAAMGAAQIAAGVNAGTFSASDVVRDMLARIERLDPLINSCTAVFSESALAAAAALDAAIARGEPGGPMSGVPVVVKNLFDIAGEVTLAGAKMRREAPPASEDATAVRLLREAGAIIVASTNMDEFAYGFTTENDFFGPTRNPHDLGRLAGGSSGGAAAAVAAGLAHIGMGSDTNGSIRVPASFCGLFGLKPTYGRLSRAGTFPFVSSLDHIGPMTRSVADLALAYDVLQGPDPRDPVCSTAAPEPVLDRLGEDTDAFRVGVLGGWFRGNAEDVALEAVDKVADALNADRYVELAEAEIARYAAFVITAAEGGNLHIDALRQRPDQFDPATRDRLFAGALLPSTLVVQAQRFRYRFREAARRAFAHYDVLLAPATPCAALKLGQQTLNLGGKEMLARAHVGIYTQPISYIGLPVLTAPVMTSGPMPVGVQIIAAPWAEAKIFQIAARLEAAGVAVSSVADCAPVSENA